The window TCACTCAGACAGAAGCACTTAGCACAGAGGCCTGATGACCTAGTTCCTGGACCcactgtggaaggagaaaactgattcccaaagtgtctcctgacctccacatgtgcactgtggtatgcacatgcacaggcctgcactcacacactcagcaTGCACGCATCATTGTCATCATCGCAACAGTGATAGCGGTGAGTGAAGATGTTCAGGCGCCCACGGTGTATTACACTGGGATCCAAATGTTCATAGTCCTTCAAGAAAAGGCTGTGTCCTCACAGTGGTGTAGGAGCTGAGAGTGCCACTCACGTATTAACTACAGCAGATCCACACTTTACACTTGGAGAACTGTAAAGCATTTCACTAGGTCAGCTTTGTAGAGCTGGGAGTCACTTacttggtagagtacttgcctagcatgaacaAAGCCAGTCTCTGGTGCTGCATGAACTTGAtgtaatgggacatgcttatttctttatctttatttttttcaatgtcatttgggttttttttttgtttgttttgtttttttttgttttgagacaaggtatatctgtgtagccctgcctgagtgtcctggaactcaccgaAGACCAGGCTGTTCCAACTCCGTTTCTGCGTGTGCCCATGTGCCCAGTagctgttctgtgtgtgtgtttgttttgcttatgTGTGTGGACGCTTTGCTTACATCTACGTCTGTGTACCAAGTGCATGACTGGTGCCAGACAGGTCAGGGCGAGCTGCTGCCTGGATCCCCtgactggagttaaagacaggTCCATGTGACACTGGGAGCTGAAGCTGGgtcctcctaaccactgaaccatttctccaagCCCAGGAGCTCATGCTTGTACTTCCAGGACTCGGAAAGGAGAGGCAGAATGATCAGAAGTTAAAAGTCAGCCTCAGGCACAAAGGGATTTTTAAGGTTCTTGAGCTACAGAAGacctgtttgaaaaaaaaaaaaaagaaaaaaacgtaACTTATaaataatgcaaataaaatattgCCAGGCTTGTGACACATAAGATTCTGCTCATGTAGTAAGCCATTACCGTGTCCGTTAGTATTGGTCATATGCATGGCTACTGCAGCTGCTTTCAGATGTGGTGTTTGACACCGACGTGCTTTTTAATcgtggacttttttttaaatttacataaaaGCTACAAATTTGTATCATTTTCATGGATTTCAATGCTGTCTTTTTTgtccattcatttgtttgtttgtttagttttgatgtgggtctgcacatgtatatgtataggtgGATGATGTCTCCCATCCCAGTACTAACCAGACCAACTGGGATCAGACAAGATGGACACACTGTCAAGGATAGCCAGGTATAAGgcactttaaccccagcacttgggaggcaaccAGAACACCCTGATctgcacagcaagttccaggacagttaaagctacacagtgagactttatttcaaataaaataaacaatgtaAAAGGTAGGATGGCTATGGAGCCCTTGCAGTGAGATCAGTGTCTTGTCAGGTGTGACCCTCATACTTCAGGCTCTTCAGAGCTGGTTACACACAGACCCCTGCCCCAGCCTGTGACTCATGATTTGCCTTATGATTTCCTAAtgctctttaaaatgttgctcattaACATAAAAATGAAGTCATTTCATCTTTAAATAAACATGGGGAAATGCTGATTGGGTAAACTGTTCtgagatgtttttgttttaatgtatcaGGTACTTTCATGTAGTCATTTTCATtaagatttgctttttttttttacacaacatattttggaaacaaaataaaaatgtattctttttgttCCACTTCCAGGCACCTAATTACATGAGAAATGGTGCTGAAGACAAAATAGCTCCTTTATCCTTACAAGGACAAAACTTAGCATGGGACAAGAGTAAAGATGGGATTCTGCAGCCGTCCTCAGAAAGGTGGGTGGCAGCCTCACACCTGGATCTGAACATGAgggctaagacaggaggatcactgtaagtttgaggtcaacctccATTACAGCGTGGAAACCCTATCTCCATTTGCTTTCCTCTAACAAAGGCTCAGCATTTCCCCTTAAGTACTGTTTTAACTACATGTGCTAATATATTATAGTATTGTACAGTTCTATGGCACTGTTAGCCTTACTAaggaaattttataaaaatgctcAATCAAGGTTAGACTTAGTTTGCTAATGTGTTGATAAAGGGGAAAGGAATGCTAGTTTTTAGGAGCTGCTCTCTCCACATACCAGAAAGGACCATGTAGAGCCCATTCTCTGGCAGCCTTACCATATGGTGGGTTTGAAATCTGTGATTTGGAGACTGGCAAgtgaaagtgcttgccttgcaagcctgATGAACAGTTTGATCCCCAAAGCCATGATAAAAGGAGAGGGTTGACTCCTGAAAATCACTCTCTGATCTCATggtatttgcacacacacacacacacacacacacacacacacacacggtcacacAGTAATTAATAAGTTTGCTCCTCATGTTTAGTGACTGACAGTACAGCTAGCACAATGTTGGACTAGCAAGCTTTAGCTCTCAAAACTGCATTTCTCAAAACTGGGTATGAGATGAAGGGAGAAgagttttcacacaggaagaatgAGGACGTGTTTGGGAGCAGAAAGGAATGCACAGACCCTCAGGGCCCAGCTTCCCCCTCAGGCCTGTTTTAGGGCGAGCCAGGGAAGGCCACAAGTAGGCTGAGTTCTACTCCCCTGTCTTTGAAACTCATTGCACatgtgcactcatgcatgcatgcacatgcccacaGAATTAAACCATGATAGGAAAAATGCACAGACAGAAATTCCAAAACACATCATTACCAATGTAGAATGCCAGTCACAGAATAAAtgccaaacttttttttttattaacttgagtatttcaatGCCAAACTTTTATGTTGTTAAAATCTTttacctttctctctttctagGGCACCCTGCACACAGTTTTCTCCAGATAGTAAAATCTACTCTGAGTAAGATCTTGTTGACCTCTTCATACTGTGGTGGGAAGCAGGATTAAGACTGAGGGAAACATTAGATAATTTAAGACTGGAACTCATCTCTCCTCCCAGCTTTGGAATAGCAGTCATTTAATCAGTGCTGGTAGAGGAATTCTGGGCATTTTACCTTCAGTAGAAATGTCTCCCTAAGTTAATAACATCTACTaataatttctaataactagtgtGTAAAAGTCGtgcttatttttataaattaaggAAGTGAGGAAGCCTGCAGGGGATGATTTGAAACTCAGAGTCTCTCTGGTGGTTTGGGATGCACCATGTTCATCCATGGTATTGAAGGTTAGGTTTTAGTTTtaagttacatttttttaaagaaaataatctattttatagtttcatttatTCCCAAGCCTGGTGGTTCTTAAGCAGGTTCCTGTGGATTGGTTTTTTAAACATACGGGTGCACACAGCTGCCTCTCCCTAATTAGTTCACTCAGCAATCCAGTACCACTTGCCATCGCCATTCATTCATGAGTCAGCTAAGTAGAATCAGTTATAATAGAGTCCAAACTTTATAATAGGAAACAGACAGTAAATAATAGTGTAATAAATGAACACATTTTTGTGTTTAAGTAATTTAAAATTACTACAGCATTTTCATCTAAAAAATGCCTATTGgaaattcttttctcttttataggGATTTTGAGGGGAAAAAACTCTTTCTCCTCAGTAAATTTCCTAGTGTAAACACGAGATTCTGAATAGGACTGAATAAGCATcacacccacccctgcctccctgGATGGCATCTCAGTCTTTGCTGTTGTGAATATTCCAGAAAGATGAAATTTTACTCTTTTGGGTGCTATTTTCTCACTTttactattttccttttttcaacACAAGAAAACATAGCATTCCCTGTCCTCATGGGTATCAGTCCCTGTGACAAGATTGCTGGGCATTCCTGCCTGGGCCCTCTTGCCGTACAGCGGTTCTGATGCTCTGTGTTCCTCTGCAGTGAAGAAGAGCTGCTGTACCTCAGCTTCATGGAAAATGTGACGGATGAAATCTTGAAACTTGGTTTATTTTCTAACAGGTTAGAGGGGGTTTTTAATGTTTATGGTAGTTGAgatgtatattaaatatttttcacaCCATGATTTTTAAGTTACTTAAAAGGTTGCAAAAAGTTATATTGTTTTTATGATCATATTATAATTGATAGTAAATTATAAAGACTGTTTCACACTCCATAGGAAACAATAGACTTGTTTTCATTTAACTCTTATAATACCTGGCTTATATTAGAGTATATAATGAACTGAAGTTTTGTTATCTGGACAGTCTTTCTGACTACCTTTTACTGTCAGAAACTGGGAATCAAAacgagtttttaaattttattacatttctgtgtgtgtgtgtggtcacgtGGCACAGCGTGCTGTAAGGGTTAGAAGACAACgcatgggagttggttctctcctcctaccacgTGGGTCCTAGAAATTGAACTCGGATCATCAGGCTCGGTGGCAAGTGCCTTCACTTGGTGAGCCACCACCTCAGCCCACACATGGCTACTGCATCTCACAAAGTTCTAGTAAGGACAAACTGAAAACTGTTTGTACTCTTAATGTGAAAGGGAGAGTTTGCAAAACCTTATCAGCTATTGCGTTGCTTAGGGGAGCTGTGTGCAGTGCAGCTCAGCACTGCTGTGTCTAAAACTCGCCAGGCGGAGGGCTCCACTACAGGAGAGCACAGGACTCCAAGCATACTCCACACTTTGTCAGCCATAGATGTGACTGCAGACATTGCAGTGACTTTTCTATCCCGACATCAGGTTTGCTTTTTAATGAAGGAAGACACTGTTGTTATTGGAGTAAAAGAATCAGGAGTGAGTGCACTAGTGCTGTCACGCctcctttctttgtttaaaaaaaaaaaaaatgtttaatggaggccggagaggtggctcagcagttaggagcacttgcttgCTATTCAACcgtaaggacccaagttcagatctcaGCACCACATTGTGAGCCACACATGGTCTCATGCAGGGCTGTCAGACAAGAGGGTTACTGCGGTTTGCTGGTTCCCAGCCCACCTAAAAACAGGAACTTCAGTTGAGGAGAGCCCTTGCCTTATAGGAATAGGCAGAGAATGGGAGACACAGATGCCGTCCTTGACCTTGAGTGTATACACAGGTATggccacatacatacacaaaactaaTAACTTTAAGAACTACATAAGGAGTTTCTAAGTTTCAAGGTGAGACAGTTTAGAGAGCCACTTCCCAGAAGTACTGATATGTGGAACACTACTGGACTCCACATTCTACATGGTTAAAATGGTAACTTTTATGGTCTTTAATACAGCCCCCAAATTTACATAGCATTGTATATTTccttaaatgtttatattttcctcTTAAGATTTAGCATTGGTTCATAACACGAACATAGaaccagactgagaaagaaactagatgGTGCAGGATGGAGTTCTTCACACTGAATGTTCAGCGTGCATCTAGTTgatgagaaagtgtgtgtgtgtgtgtgtgtgtgtgtgtgtgtgtgtgtgtgtgtgtgtgtgtgtgtgtaagcgcaCTTATACCCAAGTAATATGTATTGTTTAATCCCAACTTGGGGAAATACGTAAGCATAGAAAAATGTGAATGTGTACCATTCCAGAGTGTTCACAGTAGCTGTGAAGAGTAGGATACAAGTTCCTGATCTTTTAAAAAGGGTAGAATAACCCAGACCTCCGAGGTTACTGTATGTCATTGACGAGCATGAATGAGGGTAACTTGAGTGACCAAGGAAATTAGTTGTTTGCAGGAAACTTGTGAATACATTAATGTGATACTGTTCCGCAGTAGAAAGAATACATTCCCTGAAGCTAGTCACTTCTCAGTTAAATTCTCGGAAGGGATTGTGAGCTTTGCTTCTCAGTTAACTTTTCTGAAGGGACTGTAACCTTAGGGGAGAGGAAACTGGTCCTCGAGATGTAATTCCTCTTTGATGTGGTTTTCATTGGCCCTGATATGCTGGCTTTGGCAGGAAAAAAGGTAAAACTGTTGCTGTGctcaggcatggtagcacacgcctttaatcccagcaaggaGGCAGATCTCAGAATTCCAGGTCAGTTTGGACTgcatagagttccaggccagccaggactccaTACTAGACCATGTCCGGGGTGAGTGGGGGCAGACTGTTGTATATCTAGCTATGTTTAGCATAAATTCCTGGCATTCACTTGGAGGTCGTTTTGTAGGCTTGGCATCAACGAAGCCAAGGTTAAGCAGTTCCATGAGAGCATTTTCTGTAGGATTTGGTGAGGGGCGCAGGGAGCTttagtgtctctgtgtctgaggGGGAGAGAGCTTTGCAGGCAGTTCTAGTCTTCACCTCAAACATCCACAGAAGCAGAAATAGTTCTTCACAGTTCCACAGTTCTTCAGATGGACTGGCTTCTGTTATAGAACATAGAACAAATGCATGACAGAAGCCAGGCTGCCTGCCAGGTCAGAGAACCTCACAGAGCAGGAAGGATTAGTTTCTAGGTTCACAGAGAAACTATTCATCTGCCAACTACTTTCCAGTCCTTGTCAGTCTTATATTACGTAACTATTTCACATTTAGTGGATTATCTGATTTTAAGATACTAATAgttttctttatcatttgtaGGTTTTTAGAACGACTGTTTGAGCGacatataagaaaaaataaacatcacTTGGAGGAGGTTTGTATTTCTTTGGAGTTTAAGGTTTTTCTATTCTCTAAAaggatgtattttatttaaaacaggCACTTTGTATGAAAGGAAAGGGCGCAGGGCTGTGAGGGTGTCGTTCCGCTGTCCGGGCCTCACTAAGGTGACGGTGCTCAGAGTTGCTTTTCCCCTTAATCCTAGGGGAAGATGCGCTACCTGCTGCATGGACTGAAGGTTGACTTAGGCTGCATCTCTGAGGAAGAGCAAAACAGTTTCAGAATATTCAATGAATTTCATTTTCAAAAGGCTCTGACTTCAAGAGAAAACAGGTTTATAAATGATACAGAAGCAGTAAATCATCATGAACGTCAGCAGTACCAGGAGGCACTGAACATGCTGTCATCTGTGCCAAAGGACGAAAACAAGATGTTCTCTTTCCCGGGTGAATTTCTGTTACCTGCCCATAAAGTCAAGCATTCAGAAGGTGTTATAGTCCAACAGGTCAATGATGAAACAGATTTCGAAGCCTTACCCTGGGACGGAAACAATCCAAGTGTTTCTGACAGTTTTATAGACCAGGAGACCTCTGTGGATGTCATTGAAGGTGACAGTGACTTTGAAATGGTTGAGACTTCCAGGGAACTCTGCTGTCTGAGCACATCACTGTCCCCATCTGTTCCACTCCCCAGCATTGAAGGTGGCAGTAATCATGATAAGGAATTATCGACTCTAAAAATCATGGAAATGAGCATTGAAGACTGACCTTTGGATCTTCATTAATAAATACTCCATGTGGCCAGTAACTCAATAtcacttttctttattttgtccccTTTTACATATTAAGATTTGTGTAATTTCAATGCTGTGTAATAAATTGCCATAAATTTAGTGTCTTGAAACACCACATATTTATTATTAATCCCATAGTCTGTGGTTCAAGAATTGAAACAGTGATAGGTTCTCTACTCGGGTTCAAAAGCTACAGTCCAGTTGGTACTGAGGGCTGTGGTCTCCTCAGGACACTTGAGAAAGAAGCTGCTTCTACGCTTCCATTTTCTCACACCGTAGAGCTAAgagtttgatttggttttggctGTGGAGAGCACAGATGACGACTTGCCATCCCCTGCCATGCACCCTCCCTAGGCAGGCCACAGCATGGCTCTTTGCTCTTTAGGGCAAAGGAGGACACAGAGACTAGCGAGGTCGAGGTCGTTAACTCTCCCTCACTTTCTGCCTTAACTCTCTTGGTTAGAAGCGGGCAAGTCACAGGCCTCTTGCACTCTTCAGGGGTAAGGGGATGGTACACCACAGTGCAGACGCAAGGGTTGGAACCACTGGGTGACCTGAGGCTCTTTCGACCACCACTTCTAAAGTCATTTTTCAGAGGACCATGTTTGATCCAACATAGTGATCTCATGAGCATTGAGAAAGGTTTATAATCTGGGATGGTCTTAAAACATTAATGTATAGAGGCTGGAGcattgagtttgagaccagcctgtccTGTAATGGAGACCCTTGTCTCACAAACCAGaaaccacacaaaacaaaaacaatgtttCAAGAGACTAACCTGGATTTTGTCTTTTCAACTATTTACAATAACATGATTGGCCAGTCAGCTCCTGTGCTGTTTTCATGTTCCCAGCACTACAAGAGATAGGGAGTGAGTGGTTATGGTTTAAGGATGACACGCTGACCTGGTTAAGAACCGCAGTGCTGAGGCAGAGGCTCCTACTCCAGTGTCTCTTGTTCCATAATGCACCCCTTCCTCAAGCCTCTGGAAAGCTaactttaagacagggtcttgtaaTTCAGGCTGGTCTGAAACTGCTGTTagcagatggccttgaactcctgatggtCTTGCTTCTACTTCCGGGGTGGTGCTATTAAAGGCTACGCTCGGTTTtagagagagtttttttttttaaagacttactaatttatttcatgtatatgagtacactgtagctgtcttcagacactccagaagagggcatcagatcccattacagatggttgtgagccaccatgtggttgctgggatttgaactctggacctctggaagagcagtcagtgctcttaaccactgagccatctctctagcccctaaagGGTGTTGAGTACTGAGCCTGGACCCTTgcgcatgctagacaagcactctaccagctgaaGCACATCACCAGCACCTTTCAGAGCAGCACCTGTATGCTTCTGAGCCTTTTGAATACGATCAAGTGTTAATGGCGTCTTTCCCCATGCTTCCCTCATCTTAGCTCTTGGGCTAGCCTTGGACTCCACATCCACCTACTTTTATTCAGTTCCTGAACTCCCACCTTTCCTCAGCAGTAGCTGTACAGCAGATCCCCCACTGGCTGCTGcttcctctgtgtttgtgtgcttgtgtatgtgtgcacgtgtgtgcgcgtgtgtaagagcatgtgtgcacgtgcacgtgtTTGGAGCCCTCACCCATTCTAATTTGTATACTTCTTAGGACATTTTGCTATTATCCTTTAGTTTctcaatttttgttttaaaagatgagGTGAAGTAAATATTAAACTGCTTGGGTATTGCAAAAGCTATTTAAGGTTATGAAGGCTGGATTTAGAAAAGGCTAACTTAGACTCTTCAAGTAATATCTCCATTTCTATCATATGGCCCACCTCTATTCTGAGGCTCATAGCTGTGCCTGGATGGGTTCAATTACAGCACCATAATCTTAAGAAGTAAACTAGTAGTGTGTGAAACACCCGAAGGCTGTTCCTTTAAAGTGTGTCCACTCGCTAACCATATGAAATCGTTTCCAGTTCATCTCCTTCCTACTCCTTCCTACAGGCATTTGGCTGCCCCACCTCTTGCCTGTTCTGCCTCTGCTCATGTTTGTGCTTACTCTCCGAGTATTTTTCCCTTCTGCATTCCCCAGAGCCCTAAGCTTCATAGCTCAGCTTAAATGTGCCACCTCCTGTAACCGAGTGGTTGCTGCAGTGCTGTACCTGTCTACTCCacttgtttgcatgtgtgctgtATTGTTTCTTTGCAATAATGTCCACACTAGGTAAGTTCCTTGAGAGGAAGGAACTCTCTTTGGATCCCCTGGTCAATGGCTGCCTAACAGCTAATTCATTCACATCCTAAGGAGGTCAAGGCTCAGAGGCAAAATGTTAAGGAACAGGGATGCAGGACAGCTATTTCTCATGGTGcaattttccagttttgaaagGAGAATGTAGTAAAATAGTTTAATTCACATGGGTTTAaggtttcttatatttttaatcttGTTATTAAGTCTCTTCTAATATTTGGCATCTCTAGAAGACTTTTCCAGGCAAATTGCTGTACTGTATCATTAATATTCAAACCTTACCAAAATttgtaattacacacacacacacacacacacacacacacacacacacacacatacaatagaaGCAGAACCTGCTGAATTGAGTGTTACTcagtatgtgtgtttttctggtgGACCACTTGGTTTTGGATAAGGAATTAGGGAGCCGTCATCCCTGAGGAAGGTTAACTCTCCTCTTAGTCATaaattgcctgtagctcttcatctacaCATAGGATTTCTACCATCTACCTTGGGATGCCAATTGTTGTTTGCATCATTCGGGTCTTGTTTGAGCGGCCATACTATTGAGAGTTTATGATTTCCACTTTCCTATTGTATGTAGACAATATAATCTCACAGCAGATGTCCTGGTCCCCTggtcttccctccccttcctaagATTTGGGGCTTGGTGGAGGAATTGTGTGATAGCAACTAGGGCCAGGCAACCCATGACTAGTGCTCCTCTGCGTTTGCTTTCTGTAATAGCAATTCCTGCAAGCAGCCTGTTTGATGAGGAGTGAGGTCTACACTTAGTACACTTCCAATTAGCCAGCTGCTGGTTACCCCGCCCCACACCCCAAGATATAAATGCTGACGCATAGATTCCTTTGCACTGCCTCTACCACCCCACTCCATACCAGCTCCCACATTTACTGAGATAGTGATACTAATATGAGATCTTGGGCTATAGTTAAATAGTGACGTTTGGGTTACACTGACAGTTGTTATGTCAACTTGATCTAAGctagtcatttgggaagagagagcctcaactgagaaaatgccatcACAAGATTgacctgtgggacattttcttggttaTGATtaatgtgggtggtgccacccctgggcaggtgaaTTGTATGAGAAAaaaggctgagcaagtcatggagaACCAGctggtaagcagcactcctccacggcctctgctccACTGAGTCCtggttccttccctgactcctttAGTGATGGAGTTGtaaactgaaacacacacacagtttaagtGCCGCTATTGTACCTTTGGAAATTTCTTGCAGATCTGATCATTGTGGCTTGTAGGTATCACATCTGGATAGGATTATTATTATTCTTCCTTGGCAGCTTCAAATGGCACCTTCTGGTACTATGCTGGTCCAGAGAGAAGCTCTAACCCAGCTCAATTCCCCCAAGTCCTGCATCTACAGTGTGAGGTGTCATCAGCAGTAGGCACTTACATTCGGGGTCCAGGAGGCGAGCAAGGGCAAGGGCAAGGGCAAGGGCAAGGGCAAGGGCAATAGCCCTTACTGTTTTGGGGATCTCGTGAGTCCCCTCACCAGCTTAGGATTTCTCATGTCTGGTACTTACTCTTGAGGGGTGCATCATAACCCTTATGTTatttaaaactgtgtgtgtgtatatatatatatatgtatatgtatatacatacatacctataataaatatgtaaatatacatactattaatgtatatatgttatatattaaacaattttaaatataatatatacttaaattatatatacatatatacaatttaagtgttttatatgtaatatacataattttatatatagatatagatatacatatttCTAATATTTACCAAAATTCTTTTTACATACTTAACATGGaagtggtttgaaagagaatgtgAATGGCCCCCAGAGGTTTATGTTGATTATGATTATGAGAAGGGTTCTGGCCCTGTTGGAGGTCCTGTATTATTGGGGGAGCAGGGGGCGGAGGGTCTGGCAagtctgaggtttcaaaaggctGAGCATCATTCCCAATGCCTGCCTCTCTCAGCCTCCTAGTGTAGATCAagagctctcagctgttcttgACACCATGCCTTTGCTCCACCACCATCGACTCtctttgttacttttctgttgctataaaatACTATGACTAATgcaactgtttaggaaggatgagaaggtgtggccttgttgaaggaggtgtctCATTGGGGACAGGCTTCGAGGTTTCAAAAAGACCATGCCATTAACAGCCCCCCTGCCTACCTGTGGAGCAGGATGTgagttctcagctactgctgAAGCCTGCTGCTGCTGCGTTCCCTGCATGGTAGTCATGAGCTCTAACCTTCTGAAACTCAgcccaatgaaatgctttccttaTGATGCGttccttagtcatggtgttttgtcatgggaatagaaaagtaactaaggagAGCAGCGCCTTGGAGGTCCCGTGGATCTGTGTCTTGCTTCAACAGTGTTTGGACGGAACAAAGCCGGGGACTCCCACTTCACTAGCTTCCAGCCGCCTTACAAGTCTCTCCAGTCACAGCCTCCTGGACCATCTCCTTAGGTGATCTCCTAGGACCAGCCAGCACCTCTTTGCTGTTAGCCCCACACAGCGGATCAGCGATGACCTCTCAGATTCATGAGAATTATTCCACGGAAGTAGAAGCTGCCATGAACCGCCTGGTCGACTTAGACCTGCGGGCCTCCTACACCGACCTCTCTCTGCGCTTCCTTTGTGATTGGGATAACGCGGCTTTGGAGGCCGTAGGCCACTTCTGCGAATTGGCCAAGGGGAAGCATGAGGGCTGCAGAATGATCTCGGGAGATGTACACTCTTCCAGGATGAGCAGAAGCCACCTCAAGATGAACAGAGTAAAACACAGGAGGCCATGGAAGCTGCCTTGGCCCTGGAGAAGAACCTGAACCAGGCTCTCTTGGATC is drawn from Rattus norvegicus strain BN/NHsdMcwi chromosome 6, GRCr8, whole genome shotgun sequence and contains these coding sequences:
- the Spata7 gene encoding spermatogenesis-associated protein 7 homolog isoform X3 yields the protein MLASNMLLLEFVVLAVLTDLRCNVRVILTCISLTTKDVGHLHADQQRREKLRKELARCEKEFKLSKSAMQTNSKMNSKFFVNSLQRPSGEPQDQDVLIEERLTRYPSFSKSLIPSPEGLHLSLPESNKILMNGTQKYPSTAPPRYSGCGHGYDRRPRSAHQFQVVISKTPSGDLLEKHADLFSNNQSPFTPRTLKTEAKSFLSQYRYYTPAKRRRDFSDQRMEAETQTELSSFNSELGTAEKKSSKDSDMSIKQAPNYMRNGAEDKIAPLSLQGQNLAWDKSKDGILQPSSERAPCTQFSPDSKIYSDEEELLYLSFMENVTDEILKLGLFSNRFLERLFERHIRKNKHHLEEGKMRYLLHGLKVDLGCISEEEQNSFRIFNEFHFQKALTSRENRFINDTEAVNHHERQQYQEALNMLSSVPKDENKMFSFPGEFLLPAHKVKHSEGVIVQQVNDETDFEALPWDGNNPSVSDSFIDQETSVDVIEGDSDFEMVETSRELCCLSTSLSPSVPLPSIEGGSNHDKELSTLKIMEMSIED
- the Spata7 gene encoding spermatogenesis-associated protein 7 homolog isoform X9; amino-acid sequence: MQTNSKMNSKFFVNSLQRPSGEPQDQDVLIEERLTRYPSFSKSLIPSPEGLHLSLPESNKILMNGTQKYPSTAPPRYSGCGHGYDRRPRSAHQFQVVISKTPSGDLLEKHADLFSNNQSPFTPRTLKTEAKSFLSQYRYYTPAKRRRDFSDQRMEAETQTELSSFNSELGTAEKKSSKDSDMSIKQAPNYMRNGAEDKIAPLSLQGQNLAWDKSKDGILQPSSERAPCTQFSPDSKIYSDEEELLYLSFMENVTDEILKLGLFSNRFLERLFERHIRKNKHHLEEGKMRYLLHGLKVDLGCISEEEQNSFRIFNEFHFQKALTSRENRFINDTEAVNHHERQQYQEALNMLSSVPKDENKMFSFPGEFLLPAHKVKHSEGVIVQQVNDETDFEALPWDGNNPSVSDSFIDQETSVDVIEGDSDFEMVETSRELCCLSTSLSPSVPLPSIEGGSNHDKELSTLKIMEMSIED
- the Spata7 gene encoding spermatogenesis-associated protein 7 homolog isoform X7, producing the protein MAVHYNKILSAKAAVDCSIPVSVNASIKYADQQRREKLRKELARCEKEFKLSKSAMQTNSKMNSKFFVNSLQRPSGEPQDQDVLIEERLTRYPSFSKSLIPSPEGLHLSLPESNKILMNGTQKYPSTAPPRYSGCGHGYDRRPRSAHQFQVVISKTPSGDLLEKHADLFSNNQSPFTPRTLKTEAKSFLSQYRYYTPAKRRRDFSDQRMEAETQTELSSFNSELGTAEKKSSKDSDMSIKQAPNYMRNGAEDKIAPLSLQGQNLAWDKSKDGILQPSSESEEELLYLSFMENVTDEILKLGLFSNRFLERLFERHIRKNKHHLEEGKMRYLLHGLKVDLGCISEEEQNSFRIFNEFHFQKALTSRENRFINDTEAVNHHERQQYQEALNMLSSVPKDENKMFSFPGEFLLPAHKVKHSEGVIVQQVNDETDFEALPWDGNNPSVSDSFIDQETSVDVIEGDSDFEMVETSRELCCLSTSLSPSVPLPSIEGGSNHDKELSTLKIMEMSIED